The following proteins come from a genomic window of Nautilia profundicola AmH:
- the dnaN gene encoding DNA polymerase III subunit beta, with translation MHIRIEKPVIESILNQIIPFTEKKDNTQITSHILIKANEKLILKATDKEIGIKVITNAEIIEPGTVTINGKRFLDIIKTLQNKEIEIKTEENQITITQDSSIYKLTSFNASEFPEFPNTDEMNKIDIETEELNKAIKKIYPVIDNNNPKYELNGALFDLGEKTNFVSTDTRRLAVYYSKAKARDSKIIVPKRSIAEIKRVIRDDMQIFYDDVYLILKNNEILFFTKLINGKFPAYEKIIPQSLKYELNIPKGEFLSHLKQVSIISNEVKITIKNDKIIFESISDETMQAKTSFDLNTPLEDFTFAVNSRYIMDFLNVIENDTFVLGLNEPNIPFVLKDENFITIVMPLNI, from the coding sequence ATGCATATCAGAATTGAAAAGCCGGTAATCGAAAGCATTTTGAATCAAATAATACCTTTTACGGAAAAAAAAGACAATACGCAAATAACTTCACACATACTCATAAAAGCGAATGAGAAATTAATTTTAAAAGCTACAGATAAAGAAATAGGTATAAAAGTAATTACTAATGCGGAAATAATCGAACCGGGAACAGTAACTATAAACGGAAAAAGATTTCTTGATATTATAAAAACACTTCAAAACAAAGAAATTGAAATAAAAACGGAAGAAAATCAAATTACAATTACACAAGACAGCTCAATATATAAATTAACATCTTTTAATGCAAGTGAATTTCCGGAATTTCCAAATACAGATGAAATGAACAAAATAGACATCGAAACTGAAGAATTAAACAAAGCTATCAAAAAAATCTACCCGGTTATAGACAATAACAATCCGAAATATGAATTAAACGGTGCATTGTTTGATTTAGGAGAAAAAACAAATTTTGTTTCAACTGATACAAGAAGACTTGCCGTATATTATTCAAAGGCAAAGGCAAGGGATTCAAAAATAATAGTTCCTAAAAGAAGTATTGCCGAAATCAAAAGGGTAATAAGAGATGATATGCAAATCTTTTATGACGATGTTTACTTAATTTTAAAAAATAACGAAATATTATTTTTTACAAAACTAATAAATGGAAAATTTCCGGCTTACGAAAAAATTATACCTCAAAGTTTAAAATATGAACTGAATATACCAAAAGGAGAGTTCTTATCTCACTTAAAACAAGTAAGTATTATTTCCAATGAAGTAAAAATTACAATTAAAAACGATAAAATTATTTTTGAAAGTATCAGTGATGAAACTATGCAAGCAAAAACAAGCTTTGATTTAAATACTCCGTTAGAAGATTTTACATTTGCAGTTAACAGTAGATATATTATGGATTTTCTAAATGTAATTGAAAACGATACATTTGTACTTGGCCTGAATGAACCGAATATACCGTTTGTTCTTAAAGATGAAAACTTCATAACAATAGTAATGCCTCTTAATATTTGA
- the dnaA gene encoding chromosomal replication initiator protein DnaA — translation MSIFTKIKKSLKSENLVNYNKFIKNLEFDEKNSTSTHLIIKAPNIFIANFVKRKYLNKISELYEKETGIKPKIDIVTKEISHRPLTIEEIIEPTTPSVLIPEYTFESFIVGPSNQFAYTAAKSVAENPGKNYNPLFIYGGVGLGKTHLLQAIGNYLKSSLNVLYVTSEQFMNEFTENIRMKTPERFHEKYRNCDVLLIDDVQFFAGKERTQEEFFHTFNELYNQKKQICLTADRPPKKLYDLVDRLRSRFEAGLIVDIQPPELETKIEIIRKKCELNGIYLPEEIIEYIATKLDSNIREIEGMITKINAMSKILGISEITLDFAKQALKEHIKDKKEVITLEDIIKLIAKEFNIKPSEIVSKSRNKNIVAARRCAIYLAREFTKESTPIIAKYFGLRDHSAVSHAIKSFNKKLKEDSEFRIKIEELKNKIQIKKSE, via the coding sequence TTGAGCATATTTACCAAAATAAAAAAATCACTAAAAAGTGAAAACCTTGTGAATTATAATAAATTTATCAAAAATTTGGAATTTGACGAAAAAAATTCTACTTCCACACACCTGATTATCAAAGCTCCTAATATATTTATCGCCAATTTTGTAAAAAGAAAATATTTAAACAAAATAAGCGAACTGTATGAAAAAGAAACCGGAATAAAACCAAAAATCGATATAGTTACTAAAGAAATATCGCATAGACCTTTAACTATAGAAGAAATTATCGAACCAACTACACCGAGTGTATTAATTCCTGAATATACGTTTGAGAGTTTTATAGTAGGACCATCAAACCAGTTTGCCTATACCGCAGCAAAAAGTGTAGCCGAAAATCCTGGTAAAAACTATAATCCACTGTTTATCTACGGAGGGGTTGGACTTGGTAAAACCCACCTGCTTCAGGCAATAGGTAACTACCTAAAAAGCTCACTAAATGTACTGTATGTAACAAGTGAACAGTTTATGAATGAATTTACCGAAAACATCAGGATGAAAACACCTGAGAGATTTCACGAAAAATACAGAAACTGCGATGTTTTACTCATAGATGACGTACAGTTTTTCGCGGGAAAAGAAAGAACCCAGGAAGAGTTTTTCCATACATTCAACGAACTCTATAACCAGAAAAAACAGATATGCCTCACAGCCGACAGGCCTCCTAAGAAACTTTATGACCTCGTAGACAGACTCAGAAGCAGATTTGAAGCGGGACTGATAGTCGATATCCAGCCGCCGGAACTTGAAACAAAAATAGAAATCATCAGAAAAAAATGCGAACTAAACGGAATATACCTGCCGGAAGAAATTATCGAATATATTGCCACAAAGCTTGACTCGAACATCAGGGAAATCGAAGGAATGATTACAAAAATCAACGCAATGTCCAAGATCCTCGGAATCAGCGAAATTACGCTTGATTTTGCAAAACAGGCGCTTAAAGAGCATATAAAAGACAAAAAAGAGGTAATTACACTTGAAGATATTATAAAACTTATAGCAAAAGAATTTAACATTAAACCGAGTGAAATAGTTTCAAAAAGCAGAAACAAAAACATAGTGGCTGCCAGAAGATGCGCAATTTACCTCGCAAGGGAGTTTACAAAAGAATCAACTCCGATTATTGCAAAATATTTCGGTCTAAGAGATCATAGTGCGGTAAGCCATGCCATCAAAAGTTTTAATAAAAAACTTAAAGAAGACAGTGAGTTCAGAATTAAAATAGAAGAGCTCAAAAATAAAATTCAAATCAAAAAAAGTGAATAA